A single region of the Candidatus Neomarinimicrobiota bacterium genome encodes:
- a CDS encoding electron transport complex subunit E, whose translation MSTSVSLKTEFVKGLWKENPVIASLLGLCPTLAVTNAAMNGLAMGLATTFVLLMSSLMISALRNFIPYQVRIAGYIVIIATFVTVADRFLAAFFPEISATLGPYIPLIVVNCLILGRQEAFSSRNGIGRSLVDSLGMGLGFIFVLVVLGIIREILGSGSIFGFTVMGDWFTPWMVMILPPGAFLTLGLLIALANWYNDPSSLFRFRFPQRQGTAATPGSNDRRATA comes from the coding sequence ATGAGCACGTCAGTATCTCTGAAAACTGAATTTGTCAAAGGTCTCTGGAAAGAAAACCCTGTTATAGCCAGCCTTTTGGGTCTGTGTCCCACTCTGGCTGTAACCAATGCGGCTATGAATGGCCTGGCAATGGGTCTGGCAACAACCTTTGTTTTATTGATGTCTAGTTTGATGATCTCAGCCTTGCGTAATTTTATTCCTTATCAGGTCAGGATCGCAGGCTATATCGTTATCATCGCTACTTTTGTGACGGTAGCCGATCGTTTTCTGGCTGCCTTTTTTCCAGAGATCAGTGCCACTCTGGGACCTTATATTCCCCTGATCGTAGTGAATTGTCTGATCCTGGGTCGCCAGGAAGCTTTTTCATCCCGAAATGGGATCGGGCGATCCCTGGTTGATAGCCTGGGCATGGGTCTGGGCTTTATCTTTGTGCTGGTGGTTCTGGGGATCATCCGGGAGATTTTGGGATCAGGAAGTATTTTCGGATTCACGGTCATGGGTGATTGGTTCACCCCCTGGATGGTCATGATTCTACCACCTGGTGCTTTTCTCACACTAGGTCTCCTGATTGCTCTGGCAAACTGGTATAATGACCCGTCTTCGCTTTTCCGTTTTCGATTCCCGCAACGTCAAGGTACAGCAGCTACGCCGGGGTCTAATGATCGGAGGGCAACAGCATGA
- a CDS encoding replication-associated recombination protein A encodes MHLFPASKTVNFKAMSLFNNTKNPRTLPPLAERMRPNTMEAFLGQQHLVDTDRLLAKALKSDRLFSIILWGPPGSGKTTLAKIIAGQSEALFFELSAVSAGVKDVRVALAKAKASREMGKPSILFIDEIHRFNKAQQDALLQAVEHGVITLIGATTENPSFEVISPLLSRCQVLKLKPHDKADLKLILEHALKDDLFLSTQKIIFENDAKDFLLESISGDARRLLNALEISVSVATPDREEDQTITITEIHVREALQNKHQLYDKTGDYHYDTISAFIKSVRGSDPDAALYWLSVMLEGGEDALFIARRLIVLASEDIGNADPQALTLATSGFQAVHAIGLPEGAIVLSQVTTYLASTTKSNASYLALRSAQNTVREEGARSIPLHLRNAPTSLMKEQDYGKGYRYPHDAPGHFTRQNYFPDDLKTRQFYHPSTEGIEKRIYERLVKLWGKRFENKTPSFDGAQEPSFDGAQEPSES; translated from the coding sequence TTGCACCTTTTTCCTGCATCTAAAACGGTTAATTTTAAAGCCATGAGTCTTTTTAACAACACAAAAAACCCCCGCACTCTGCCACCCCTGGCCGAACGGATGCGACCGAACACCATGGAAGCTTTTCTGGGGCAGCAGCATCTGGTTGATACAGATCGGCTGCTTGCCAAAGCACTCAAGTCGGACAGGCTTTTTTCGATCATTCTCTGGGGTCCCCCGGGAAGTGGTAAGACCACCCTGGCCAAAATCATCGCGGGTCAAAGTGAGGCTTTGTTTTTTGAATTGTCGGCTGTTTCTGCTGGCGTCAAAGATGTTCGGGTCGCGCTGGCAAAAGCTAAAGCCTCACGGGAAATGGGTAAACCAAGCATCCTGTTCATTGACGAGATCCATCGGTTTAACAAGGCACAGCAGGACGCCCTGCTCCAGGCAGTGGAACACGGTGTGATCACCCTGATTGGTGCCACCACCGAAAACCCCAGCTTTGAAGTGATCTCTCCGCTTCTGAGCCGCTGTCAGGTCCTGAAACTAAAGCCCCACGACAAAGCAGACCTCAAATTGATCTTAGAGCACGCCCTCAAAGACGACCTCTTTCTCAGCACCCAAAAGATCATTTTTGAGAATGATGCCAAAGATTTTCTGCTCGAGTCGATCTCAGGTGACGCCCGTCGTTTACTGAATGCCCTTGAGATCAGTGTTTCTGTGGCCACTCCGGATCGGGAAGAAGATCAAACCATTACCATCACCGAAATACATGTTCGGGAAGCCCTGCAGAACAAACATCAGCTTTACGATAAAACCGGAGATTATCACTATGATACCATCTCAGCATTTATCAAAAGCGTGAGGGGCAGTGATCCTGATGCTGCTCTTTACTGGCTGTCGGTCATGCTGGAAGGGGGCGAGGATGCTCTATTTATTGCCCGCAGACTCATTGTGTTGGCATCTGAAGATATTGGAAATGCTGACCCCCAGGCTTTAACTCTGGCAACATCCGGATTTCAGGCTGTGCATGCTATTGGTTTACCAGAAGGAGCCATTGTTTTATCTCAGGTCACAACTTATCTGGCATCCACCACAAAAAGCAATGCCAGCTATCTGGCTCTGCGCAGCGCCCAGAACACTGTTCGGGAAGAGGGCGCCCGATCAATTCCATTACATCTAAGGAATGCACCAACCAGCCTTATGAAAGAACAGGACTATGGAAAAGGCTATCGGTACCCCCATGACGCTCCGGGACATTTTACAAGGCAGAATTATTTCCCGGATGATCTAAAGACCAGACAGTTTTACCACCCCAGCACCGAAGGTATTGAAAAACGGATATACGAACGTCTGGTGAAACTTTGGGGCAAACGTTTTGAGAACAAGACACCGTCCTTCGACGGGGCTCAGGAACCTTCCTTCGATGGGGCTCAGGAACCTTCTGAATCATAA
- a CDS encoding DUF4140 domain-containing protein: MSTFSKSLPLLLFVSLGISQTQLTVYNHGQALVKEQFTRQLPEGVSEIEIENVAETLNPSSVKLSSKQGLQILEQNYRYDLVNQNKLLKKYLGAEVTAILQNDKKTSGELLSYDKTTLVLKTRSGIDIIQRNYIGSIKCPAPKERLYVRPTLSWSINSQKAGKYDLDLSYLTSGISWRAEYVAVINNDECEMDLSSWINLNNKSGKIYKKTKLKLIAGDLHQARPEAMLDRVQSARFMKATMAPVVEERGFFEYHLYDIAFLVDVNNMEEKQIQWLNPTSIKTAKRFVYENGGSAFSNIPIKIMFTNDKVTGTGVALPGGIVRLFKKDIDGALELIGEDNLKHTSKDDLVTFEVGKAFDVKGKRAVIDRRSKQNRHREEDIQITLANRKDEAIEIDVIQRIGYDNWTIKNQSHSFEKLDASRVKFTISVPANTEQVLTYTTHHKQR, encoded by the coding sequence ATGTCAACCTTTTCAAAAAGCTTACCTTTGTTATTGTTCGTCTCTTTGGGAATATCCCAAACCCAGCTCACCGTTTACAATCATGGGCAAGCCCTGGTAAAAGAGCAATTCACACGTCAACTTCCAGAGGGAGTTTCTGAGATCGAGATCGAGAATGTTGCTGAGACCCTGAACCCTTCTTCCGTGAAATTGAGTTCCAAACAGGGGCTTCAGATTCTGGAACAGAATTATCGTTACGATCTGGTCAACCAGAATAAACTTTTGAAAAAATATCTGGGGGCTGAAGTCACGGCTATCTTGCAGAACGACAAAAAAACCAGTGGAGAACTCCTAAGTTACGATAAAACCACGTTGGTACTTAAAACCCGTTCTGGTATAGATATCATTCAACGCAATTATATCGGCTCAATCAAGTGTCCCGCTCCCAAAGAACGTCTGTATGTTCGTCCAACATTATCCTGGTCTATCAACTCACAAAAAGCGGGGAAATATGATCTTGATCTTTCCTATTTGACAAGTGGCATTTCCTGGCGAGCTGAATATGTGGCTGTGATCAATAATGATGAGTGTGAAATGGATCTCAGTTCGTGGATCAATCTGAATAACAAGTCGGGAAAAATATATAAGAAGACTAAACTGAAACTGATCGCTGGTGATTTGCACCAGGCTCGTCCTGAAGCCATGCTGGACAGAGTTCAATCCGCGCGTTTTATGAAGGCAACTATGGCGCCTGTTGTGGAAGAGCGGGGATTCTTCGAGTACCATCTATATGACATTGCTTTTCTCGTTGATGTAAACAATATGGAAGAAAAGCAGATTCAATGGCTTAACCCAACCAGTATTAAAACCGCCAAACGTTTTGTTTATGAAAATGGGGGTAGCGCGTTCAGTAATATTCCAATTAAGATCATGTTTACCAATGACAAGGTAACGGGCACAGGAGTAGCCCTACCTGGAGGCATCGTCCGATTGTTCAAAAAGGACATAGATGGTGCTCTTGAACTAATTGGTGAGGACAATTTGAAACATACATCTAAAGATGACCTGGTCACTTTTGAGGTGGGAAAAGCATTTGATGTTAAAGGAAAACGCGCGGTCATCGATCGGCGATCAAAGCAGAATCGGCATCGTGAAGAAGATATCCAGATTACGCTGGCAAACCGCAAGGATGAGGCTATTGAAATAGATGTTATTCAGCGAATTGGCTATGACAACTGGACGATCAAGAATCAATCCCATTCCTTTGAAAAACTGGATGCATCCCGGGTGAAATTCACAATTTCAGTTCCGGCAAATACAGAACAGGTTTTAACCTATACAACGCATCATAAGCAGCGATAA
- the rsxC gene encoding electron transport complex subunit RsxC: protein MSNSGTLNLSTFRRGVHPDEFKNMSCSSPSRVLPLPDEVFIPLQQHIGAPCESLVKKGDLVKTGQKIADTSAFVSSPIHASITGKVVAVSSFPHPLGGKVPMIHIKRNGDEDDWELLTTPENWENTPPEELQKIVREAGIVGLGGAAFPTHVKMSPPKDKPVDHFILNGCECEPFLTCDHRNMLEETDRVLKGMAIMLKLLDIKQGIIGIETNKADAIAVMEARVQALNLNFKVQPLKVKYPQGAEKMLIDAALGRKVPDGGLPMDVGVVVNNIATALAVYEAVVEGKPLIQRMLTVTGDAITEPGNIIARIGTPFQVCVDACGGLKGETAQVFMGGPMMGLAQYDLNVPTLKATSGIVCLESSQLKKTRHYPCIQCGSCVTVCPMNLVPTRISRLAETAKYDECKDWGVFNCIECGSCAFVCPSGIPLVQWIRVGKVKITEKQNKLKAKA from the coding sequence ATGTCTAATTCTGGAACATTGAATCTAAGCACTTTTCGTCGCGGAGTTCATCCAGACGAATTTAAAAACATGAGTTGCTCCAGCCCCTCCCGGGTTCTGCCTCTGCCTGATGAAGTCTTTATACCCCTGCAACAGCATATCGGCGCACCCTGTGAGTCACTGGTTAAAAAAGGTGACTTGGTCAAAACAGGTCAAAAAATTGCTGATACTTCAGCCTTTGTCTCCAGCCCCATCCACGCTTCCATCACTGGTAAGGTCGTAGCTGTCAGCTCATTCCCCCACCCTCTGGGCGGCAAGGTGCCCATGATCCATATTAAACGAAATGGCGATGAGGATGACTGGGAGTTGCTTACCACTCCTGAAAACTGGGAAAATACTCCACCTGAAGAGCTCCAAAAGATTGTACGCGAAGCTGGTATCGTTGGCTTGGGTGGTGCGGCTTTTCCAACCCACGTCAAAATGTCGCCACCTAAAGACAAGCCTGTTGATCACTTTATTTTGAACGGCTGCGAATGTGAGCCCTTTCTGACCTGCGATCATCGAAATATGCTTGAAGAAACAGATCGGGTCCTCAAGGGTATGGCCATTATGCTGAAACTCCTGGATATTAAACAGGGGATTATTGGCATTGAGACCAACAAAGCCGATGCAATCGCTGTTATGGAAGCGCGTGTTCAGGCGCTCAACCTCAATTTCAAAGTACAGCCCTTAAAGGTCAAATATCCTCAAGGTGCTGAAAAAATGCTCATCGATGCTGCCCTGGGACGCAAAGTACCGGATGGCGGTTTGCCCATGGATGTCGGTGTCGTTGTAAACAATATTGCCACGGCTCTGGCTGTCTATGAGGCCGTTGTAGAAGGTAAGCCTCTGATTCAGCGCATGCTCACAGTCACTGGAGATGCCATTACAGAACCAGGCAATATTATTGCCCGCATCGGTACCCCTTTTCAGGTCTGTGTTGATGCCTGCGGCGGGTTAAAAGGAGAAACAGCGCAAGTGTTTATGGGCGGTCCCATGATGGGTCTGGCTCAGTATGATCTCAATGTTCCAACCCTGAAAGCTACTTCTGGTATTGTCTGCCTCGAGTCATCTCAACTTAAAAAGACTCGGCATTATCCCTGCATCCAATGTGGTTCCTGTGTTACCGTTTGCCCCATGAATCTGGTTCCAACTCGTATTTCCCGTCTGGCTGAAACAGCCAAATATGATGAGTGCAAAGATTGGGGGGTGTTTAACTGTATTGAATGTGGTTCCTGTGCTTTTGTCTGTCCGTCTGGTATTCCACTGGTTCAGTGGATCCGGGTGGGTAAGGTCAAGATCACTGAAAAACAAAATAAACTCAAAGCCAAGGCCTAG
- a CDS encoding RnfABCDGE type electron transport complex subunit A — MSYFLLFFSAAIVNNFVLSYFLGICPFVGVSKKVSSAVSMGLAVTFVMLISSVVTWLIYHLLLVPFEMEILEYVSFILVIASLVQLVEMFIRKVSKPLYDTMGIYLPLITTNCAILGLALFSVLRNYGFLESVVFGLGAGVGFTLALVIMAGIREELELAPVPKYFQGAAITMIVAGGLALAFMGFAGMI, encoded by the coding sequence ATGAGTTATTTCCTGCTTTTCTTTTCTGCAGCCATTGTCAACAATTTTGTCCTCTCCTATTTTCTAGGAATCTGTCCCTTTGTGGGCGTTTCAAAAAAGGTGTCATCAGCTGTATCCATGGGTTTGGCTGTTACTTTTGTCATGCTCATTTCTTCTGTGGTCACCTGGTTGATCTATCATCTCCTGTTAGTGCCTTTTGAAATGGAAATCCTGGAGTATGTCAGTTTTATTTTAGTGATTGCTTCATTGGTACAGTTGGTGGAAATGTTCATCCGCAAAGTGAGCAAACCTCTTTACGATACCATGGGAATTTACCTGCCTTTAATTACCACCAATTGTGCTATTCTGGGGTTAGCCCTTTTCTCAGTACTCCGAAATTATGGTTTTCTCGAGAGTGTGGTTTTTGGTCTTGGAGCCGGTGTGGGTTTCACGTTGGCGCTGGTGATCATGGCTGGTATCCGGGAAGAGCTTGAACTGGCTCCGGTTCCTAAATATTTCCAGGGAGCAGCCATCACCATGATCGTGGCCGGCGGGTTAGCCCTGGCTTTCATGGGTTTCGCAGGGATGATCTAA
- a CDS encoding putative LPS assembly protein LptD, which yields MPVTNRSPRFNPGWICLILLFSISSLWAAQGEKLELIRADKIKSFTRNGETYRRLVGDVKLRRGDAILTCELAEFQMEKDEAILSGQVVIITPDSRLHGKTAHYYGDREYVELLGDAQFEDDPYLVTAEKLGYYIDLKKVLATGVPVLIDSGSTLTADTIYYYEETQLGDALGQASMINDTDSLSVYGEHLLYYSGKDSLLSYGDAEFIKWADEDTTLRIESDSLSLEEGYFFAWQNVKLTNGDAVGTCGQAVYMRDDDVAIMRDDPELREDDYLLSGDIFNLYMQDGELTSVYVPENPHFTQEKQLGDTSYTDWLDGEIMAVEFLDGQPHTVTLMEMATSFFNVIEEDRFKGSNKVSGDTLFILLSDSSISDITVTGGAEGKFNPAPQAADIEFPIDYKAEHIAYNMQHETTLLRENASINYGDMSMHAGQVGVYWRQNLLRARSLVDTVGSMDLPVLKQAGQEDFRGKTMVYDLQTQRGKVIAGRTKMEDGNYFGEEVTRVNQDVYLMKDGYYTTCSLEEHPHFYFYSKQMKLLTDKIIIAKPVVLYIAEIPVFALPFAVFPQKKGRTSGFILPSYDYRPNNGGRAIKGFGYYWAMSDYSDLKMTGTFWDQYEEFNLRSVLRYKKRYRINGKIDASMVSERNALNDPINWKWKLNFNHNQTIDPSFSIRANGKLSGDANFDRIYNHNQDERLNTKLHSGISINKKFESIKSTISLSGTYDENLQVTRRIGESPESAGIKLTGPRLALPSFRFSRSSSAVIPIKGNEKHWYNSFRWGYNNTFNNKRNWSYLSYDNPDSTSVDSLLWEEDIVDTRTWNHSLSLSGDTPVMKVIKLVGSVSYKDVWGFRYLDPVLDDNGYAIVDTGYDALETREIEGFIRRGTFSTRASLNTKLYGIFPVHLGPIQAIRHTLTPSISLNYTPDFSTDFWGYTKTLTDTTGAVHTFDRFVGSDLGATPGRDALSMSYSLNNVFDYKMFRNDVESKSQFFTWRLGGSYNFKADSLKASDINSSFKINLGKNFKLSPRTTFELYERDSTGNHKINTFRSPRMTRAGFSFGFRLQGDAPGGLRSAQGEDLIAADSVETEMVGDFIQDQARKSTGSKGGQPAWTANFSFSYSYNHHNPLEEAKQTFNLGTSFKFNLSENWGLTYNPRFDLIDKKLVSGSVGVTRDLHCWKMTISWTPMGRWGGLNILIRPKAQQLQDLKVEHTANRRY from the coding sequence ATGCCTGTCACCAATAGAAGTCCACGTTTCAACCCCGGCTGGATCTGTCTGATACTGCTTTTCAGCATCTCATCGCTTTGGGCTGCTCAAGGGGAAAAGCTGGAACTGATCAGGGCTGATAAGATCAAGTCATTCACGCGTAATGGTGAAACATATAGACGGCTGGTTGGAGATGTAAAATTACGGCGAGGGGATGCCATTCTAACTTGCGAACTGGCTGAATTTCAGATGGAAAAGGATGAAGCAATTCTCAGTGGTCAAGTCGTCATTATAACTCCCGATTCACGCCTCCATGGAAAAACAGCCCATTATTATGGCGACAGAGAATATGTCGAACTATTGGGAGACGCTCAGTTCGAAGATGATCCCTACCTGGTCACAGCCGAAAAGTTGGGTTATTACATTGATCTGAAAAAAGTATTGGCAACAGGGGTTCCGGTTTTAATCGATAGCGGTTCTACACTGACAGCCGATACCATTTACTATTATGAAGAGACTCAACTGGGTGATGCCCTGGGGCAAGCCAGCATGATCAACGACACTGATAGCCTTAGTGTTTACGGTGAACACTTGTTGTACTACTCCGGAAAAGATTCTCTGCTCAGTTACGGTGATGCTGAATTTATAAAATGGGCTGATGAAGATACTACCTTACGGATTGAATCAGACAGCCTTAGTCTGGAGGAAGGCTATTTCTTCGCCTGGCAAAATGTAAAATTGACCAACGGTGATGCTGTAGGGACATGCGGGCAGGCTGTCTATATGCGGGATGATGATGTGGCCATCATGCGGGATGACCCCGAATTGCGAGAAGACGATTATTTACTGAGTGGTGATATCTTTAATCTATATATGCAGGATGGCGAACTGACCTCGGTCTACGTCCCCGAAAACCCCCACTTTACTCAAGAGAAGCAATTGGGAGATACCAGCTATACTGACTGGTTGGACGGGGAGATCATGGCCGTTGAATTTCTGGATGGGCAACCCCATACGGTTACGTTGATGGAAATGGCGACCTCATTTTTCAATGTAATAGAAGAGGATCGATTTAAAGGTTCAAATAAAGTTAGTGGTGACACCTTGTTCATTTTATTGTCTGATTCCAGCATTTCTGACATTACGGTTACCGGGGGAGCAGAGGGCAAATTCAACCCGGCTCCCCAAGCAGCTGATATTGAGTTTCCCATTGATTATAAAGCAGAGCATATCGCATATAACATGCAGCATGAAACCACATTGCTCCGGGAAAACGCCAGCATTAACTATGGCGACATGTCCATGCATGCCGGTCAAGTCGGGGTGTATTGGCGCCAGAATCTCTTAAGAGCGCGCAGTCTGGTGGATACGGTTGGTTCAATGGATCTCCCCGTGTTGAAACAAGCCGGGCAAGAGGATTTCAGGGGTAAAACCATGGTCTATGACCTGCAAACCCAGCGTGGAAAAGTAATTGCCGGTCGCACGAAGATGGAAGATGGAAACTATTTTGGCGAAGAAGTCACCCGGGTCAATCAGGATGTCTATCTCATGAAAGATGGCTATTACACGACCTGCAGCCTGGAGGAACACCCCCATTTTTATTTCTACAGCAAGCAGATGAAGCTTCTGACTGACAAGATCATCATTGCCAAGCCGGTGGTTTTGTATATTGCAGAGATTCCTGTTTTTGCTCTACCCTTTGCGGTGTTTCCTCAGAAAAAGGGACGCACATCGGGCTTTATTTTACCCTCTTATGACTATCGTCCCAATAATGGTGGTCGTGCTATCAAGGGCTTTGGCTATTACTGGGCCATGAGTGATTATTCAGATTTAAAAATGACCGGGACCTTTTGGGATCAGTATGAGGAGTTTAACCTGAGGAGCGTATTGCGTTACAAGAAGCGCTATCGCATCAATGGTAAAATAGACGCGTCCATGGTTTCAGAACGCAATGCCTTGAATGATCCGATAAACTGGAAATGGAAACTCAATTTCAATCATAATCAGACCATAGACCCCAGTTTTTCTATTAGAGCAAACGGAAAACTTTCTGGAGATGCAAATTTTGATAGAATCTATAATCATAATCAGGATGAACGTCTGAATACGAAATTGCATTCCGGGATATCCATCAATAAAAAGTTTGAATCGATCAAGAGCACCATTTCTCTCAGCGGAACCTATGATGAAAATCTACAGGTAACTCGTCGTATCGGTGAGTCCCCAGAGTCCGCCGGGATCAAGCTTACTGGTCCAAGACTGGCGCTGCCTTCTTTCAGGTTCAGTCGGTCTTCCTCGGCAGTTATTCCAATCAAGGGGAATGAGAAACACTGGTATAACAGCTTTCGCTGGGGCTATAACAACACCTTTAACAATAAGCGAAATTGGAGTTATCTTTCCTATGATAATCCGGACTCAACCTCTGTAGACAGTCTCCTATGGGAAGAAGATATTGTAGATACTCGTACCTGGAATCACAGTCTGAGCCTCTCTGGAGACACTCCTGTGATGAAGGTTATTAAGCTGGTGGGCTCAGTGAGTTATAAAGATGTCTGGGGTTTTCGATACTTGGATCCTGTGTTGGATGATAACGGATATGCAATAGTGGATACAGGTTATGATGCTCTCGAGACCCGGGAGATCGAGGGATTTATCAGACGGGGAACCTTTAGCACCAGGGCTAGCCTGAACACCAAACTGTATGGCATTTTTCCTGTGCATCTGGGACCCATTCAAGCTATTCGTCATACGCTGACACCATCGATTTCGCTTAATTACACCCCGGATTTTTCTACGGATTTCTGGGGCTATACAAAAACGCTGACAGACACCACGGGTGCAGTTCATACTTTCGACCGGTTTGTTGGCAGTGACCTGGGTGCTACCCCTGGTAGAGATGCTTTGAGTATGAGCTACAGCTTGAACAACGTTTTTGATTACAAAATGTTTAGAAATGATGTTGAAAGTAAGTCGCAATTCTTCACCTGGAGACTTGGCGGCTCCTATAATTTTAAAGCTGATTCATTAAAAGCATCTGATATTAACAGTAGTTTTAAGATCAACCTGGGGAAGAATTTCAAATTAAGTCCTCGAACCACTTTCGAACTTTATGAACGAGACTCAACGGGGAATCACAAGATTAATACTTTTCGTTCACCCCGGATGACTCGTGCTGGTTTCAGCTTCGGTTTTAGACTGCAGGGGGATGCACCGGGTGGTCTGCGGTCTGCTCAAGGTGAAGATCTGATAGCAGCAGATAGCGTGGAGACCGAAATGGTTGGAGACTTTATCCAGGATCAGGCCCGGAAATCCACAGGAAGCAAGGGTGGTCAGCCAGCCTGGACAGCCAACTTTAGTTTTAGCTACTCTTACAATCATCACAATCCTCTGGAGGAGGCAAAGCAAACCTTTAACCTGGGGACCTCGTTCAAGTTCAATCTCTCAGAGAACTGGGGGCTTACCTATAACCCCAGATTTGACCTGATAGACAAAAAGCTGGTGAGTGGATCAGTAGGCGTTACACGTGATCTACACTGTTGGAAGATGACCATCTCCTGGACACCCATGGGACGTTGGGGTGGGTTGAATATCCTCATTCGTCCCAAAGCCCAGCAACTTCAGGATCTAAAGGTTGAACATACTGCAAACAGAAGGTATTAG
- a CDS encoding FMN-binding protein, whose translation MNKLSLSTRMILVLTLITVMSGGILAGWDMYTKPKVAYHREQALKKAIGEVLPAHDLYETRETDAGTIYIGTKNDSEQPVGIAFMAVGSGFQGELRIMVGLTPDLNQLTGIKVLEQIETPGLGTKIVVDPSNKQNVYWFPDQFKGIHVDPEIVVVKNAKPSTNFEVQGITGATISSIAVTDILNKRIIEMKAILTSKGGSES comes from the coding sequence ATGAACAAGCTATCATTATCTACCCGTATGATTCTGGTTTTGACCCTCATCACAGTGATGTCAGGTGGTATTTTGGCCGGTTGGGATATGTACACCAAGCCCAAAGTGGCTTACCATCGTGAACAAGCTTTGAAGAAGGCCATCGGTGAAGTCCTGCCAGCCCATGACCTTTATGAAACTCGGGAAACTGATGCTGGAACCATCTATATCGGCACAAAAAACGATTCCGAACAGCCAGTCGGAATTGCCTTTATGGCCGTGGGCAGTGGTTTTCAGGGTGAACTCCGTATCATGGTTGGTCTGACCCCGGATCTAAACCAACTCACTGGTATCAAGGTGCTGGAACAAATCGAAACACCTGGTTTGGGCACCAAAATCGTGGTTGATCCCTCTAATAAGCAAAATGTTTACTGGTTTCCAGATCAATTTAAGGGAATTCATGTTGATCCTGAAATTGTGGTTGTAAAAAATGCCAAGCCCAGTACAAATTTTGAAGTTCAGGGCATTACCGGTGCAACGATTTCTTCTATTGCAGTCACTGACATCCTAAACAAACGCATTATTGAAATGAAAGCCATCCTGACAAGCAAGGGAGGATCTGAATCATGA
- a CDS encoding RnfABCDGE type electron transport complex subunit D yields MTDNNPAQSQPEETPKPVKPVKPKRDPRAKLYKPDHPLILASSPHFHVKDTVPTIMWNVILALIPATVMALIYFQWAAAGIILSSVLAAVVSEMIVNRIKGEAFTIPDGSAAITGLLLALTLPPSFSIGGAVLGSVFAIIIGKHVFGGLGYNIFNPALLGRAFLQASFPVPMTTWTWPLTARYAEVDGITAATPLGLFKFETITSELPGLLTGNISGSLGETSAIAILAGGIYLLIRKYADWRIPLSFLGSVFLVSGVFWLVSPETYPTPVFQLFSGGLMLGAFFMATDMVTSPVTAKGAWIFGAGAGFLLVIIRLFGGLPEGVMYSILLLNALTPLINRYTRPKFFGEIRA; encoded by the coding sequence ATGACTGATAATAATCCTGCTCAATCTCAGCCCGAAGAAACACCAAAGCCCGTGAAACCAGTTAAACCAAAGAGGGATCCAAGAGCAAAATTGTATAAACCAGATCATCCCTTGATCTTGGCATCCTCACCTCATTTCCATGTTAAAGATACCGTTCCAACGATCATGTGGAATGTCATTCTGGCTTTGATCCCGGCTACTGTAATGGCTTTGATCTATTTCCAGTGGGCTGCAGCAGGAATCATCCTTAGCAGTGTTCTGGCGGCCGTCGTTTCAGAAATGATCGTGAATCGGATCAAAGGAGAGGCTTTTACCATCCCGGATGGCTCCGCAGCTATTACCGGTTTATTACTGGCCTTGACCTTACCCCCGTCTTTCTCTATTGGCGGCGCTGTTTTAGGCTCGGTTTTCGCCATTATTATTGGAAAACATGTTTTTGGTGGGTTGGGGTATAACATCTTTAATCCAGCCCTGTTGGGTCGCGCCTTTCTCCAGGCCAGTTTTCCGGTTCCAATGACCACCTGGACCTGGCCCCTCACTGCTCGTTATGCTGAGGTCGATGGCATCACCGCCGCCACCCCTCTGGGTCTGTTTAAATTTGAAACCATCACCAGCGAATTGCCTGGTTTGCTTACTGGAAATATCAGCGGTTCGCTTGGCGAGACCTCAGCCATTGCCATTTTAGCTGGAGGAATTTATTTGCTGATACGCAAATACGCTGACTGGCGCATTCCCTTAAGCTTTTTGGGTTCTGTATTCCTGGTTAGTGGTGTTTTTTGGCTGGTCTCACCGGAAACTTATCCCACTCCCGTTTTCCAGCTTTTCAGCGGTGGTCTCATGTTGGGTGCCTTTTTTATGGCCACTGATATGGTAACCTCACCAGTTACTGCCAAGGGAGCCTGGATCTTTGGTGCCGGAGCCGGTTTTTTATTGGTGATCATTCGTCTCTTTGGTGGTTTACCAGAAGGGGTGATGTATTCAATTCTTTTACTGAATGCCTTAACACCGCTGATAAATCGCTATACCAGACCAAAATTTTTCGGGGAGATACGCGCATGA